From a single Sebastes umbrosus isolate fSebUmb1 chromosome 17, fSebUmb1.pri, whole genome shotgun sequence genomic region:
- the LOC119476340 gene encoding bromodomain-containing protein 8-like isoform X5, translating to MGRHSAEEETGGGGRRVEKKKHKCCLSGQVAKNAPKRVPGITMHSPSGCSSPSQEFSPGDPLECLTLDLTSTKNASGSARLMTIAESSGPDNDDISHGSLLDDPNQKKLLSQKATPPPSPLLSELLKKGNILATNSRLIGEGDGTTGNMTGAHDLQLAPPSQPLSQATGAPMLSRLLEAGPSQFSAPLGFMVSADSASSAPLSAATPVPVDSTASASTEVDVMVPSGCQPVSAEDKVSELSEEDVTVSYMGDELDLKTVGDIIAIIEDKADETAEALDAAAVEAALSLCEENGHALSGAWEAGPFQPHEPHPTVPTGVPQSSSLHSSLEGKTEASEVQGGTSASLSSLCNSQDNGLTAFPMRPRGIPPTSSSSRSSKSLEHCHTRAPPQPEAMRETGRSAYQKSQIPLVVTIKCEREKWAQQRREGPHGDSVLEDSPLTERHPKEMKAEDGISVGGGEDASGTKVYNELNGPEVCGEEEADGAEGFSSEPDGEMELEPAASESEDGYSLRTASSSLQLNTTADSIPSSPASSQFSLCSEDLEALQAHKIWKKAIMLVWRAAANHRYANVFLQPVTDEIAPGYHSIVQRPMDLAAIKKNIETGSTRTTAEFQRDIMLMFQNAVMYNSLDHDVYHMALEMQRDVLEQIQQFLATQLIMETSEGGISTKSLRGRDNTRKQDSTDKDTVSMSSPAFLLSLFDGGTRGRRCAIEADLKMKK from the exons ATGGGAAGACATTCTGCA GAAGAAgaaactggaggaggaggaagaagagtcgaaaagaaaaaacacaaatgctgCTTATCAGG ACAGGTGGCAAAGAATGCACCAAAGCGAGTTCCTGGCATTACCATGCATTCGCCCTCAGGCTGTAGCTCCCCGAGCCAGGAGTTCTCACCAGGGGACCCACTCGAGTGCTTGACACTGGATCTCACATCGACAAAGAAT gcTTCAGGATCAGCCAGATTAATGACAATTGCGGAGTCCTCTGGACCCGATAATGATGACATAAGCCACGGGTCACTCCTGGACGACCCCAACCAAAAGAAGCTCCTGAGCCAGAAAGCTACGCCGCCACCATCTCCGCTCCTGTCAGAGTTACTGAAGAAAGGCAATATCTTGGCCACAAATTCCAGACTG ATTGGGGAGGGTGACGGGACCACTGGTAATATGACAGGAGCACATGACTTGCAGCTGGCTCCGCCTAGCCAACCTCTCTCTCAGGCAACAG GTGCCCCGATGTTGTCTCGTCTTCTGGAGGCGGGTCCCTCCCAGTTCTCTGCCCCGTTAGGTTTCATGGTCAGTGCAGACTCGGCCTCCAgcgctcctctctctgctgccacTCCTGTGCCTGTTGACTCTACTGCGTCAGCAAGTACAG AGGTGGATGTGATGGTGCCGTCCGGATGCCAGCCTGTTTCTGCAGAGGATAAGGTGTCAGAGCTCAGTGAGGAGGACGTGACTGTGTCCTACATGGGGGATGAGCTGGACCTGAAGACGGTGGGAGACATTATCGCCATTATTGAGGACAAG GCAGATGAGACTGCAGAGGCATTGGATGCAGCTGCAGTTGAGGCTGCGCTGTCACTGTGTGAGGAGAACGGCCATGCTCTGTCCGGTGCCTGGGAGGCTGGGCCTTTCCAGCCCCATGAGCCTCACCCCACTGTGCCCACGGGGGTCCCACAGTCCTCGTCTCTCCACAGTAGCCTGGAGGGGAAGACAGAAGCGTCAGAAGTTCAGGGTGGGACTTCAGCttcactctcctctctgtgcAACAGTCAGGATAACGGTCTCACAGCATTCCCCATGAGACCGAGGGGCATTCCTcccacctcctcatcctcacgcTCCTCAAAGAGTTTGGAGCACTGCCACACCAGAGCACCTCCACAGCCTGAGGCGATGAGGGAGACTGGACGGTCTGCGTACCAGAAAAGCCAAATTCCATTGGTTGTCACTATAAAATGTGAGCGTGAGAAGTGGGCACAGCAAAGACGTGAAGGACCCCATGGAG ACTCAGTATTAGAAGATAGCCCACTGACAGAAAGGCATCCCAAG GAGATGAAAGCGGAGGATGGGATAAGTGTCGGGGGAGGAGAGGATGCCTCAGGGACTAAAGTGTACAATGAGCTCAACGGACCAGAAGTGTGCGGAGAAGAAGAGGCCGACGGGGCGGAGGGATTCTCGTCAGAGCCAGACGGCGAGATGGAGCTAGAGCCCGCGGCCAGCGAGAGCGAGGATGGGTACAGCCTCCGCACGGCCTCCTCGTCTCTGCAGCTTAACACGACCGCAGACTCCATCCCCAGCAGCCCCGCCTCATCGCAGTT TTCTTTGTGCAGTGAGGACCTGGAAGCTCTACAGGCTCACAAGATCTGGAAGAAAGCCATTATGCTGGTGTGGCGTGCagcggccaatcacag GTATGCAAACGTCTTCCTTCAGCCAGTAACAGATGAAATTGCACCTGGGTACCACAGTATTGTGCAGAG GCCCATGGACCTCGCTGCCATAAAAAAGAACATCGAGACCGGTTCGACGCGGACCACCGCCGAGTTCCAGAGGGACATCATGCTGATGTTTCAGAACGCGGTCATGTACAACAGCCTGGATCACGACGTGTACCACATGGCCCTGGAGATGCAGCGCGACGTCCTGGAGCAGATCCAGCAGTTTCTGGCCACCCAGCTCATCATGGAAACATCTGAGGGTGGCATCAGCACCAAAAGCCTGAGGGGCCGTGACAACACACGCAAACAGGACTCTACTGACAAG GACACTGTCTCCATGTCCTCTCCTGCCttccttctttctctgttt GATGGAGGCACCAGAGGGCGCCGTTGTGCCATAGAAGCTGACCTCAAGATGAAGAAATGA